The sequence below is a genomic window from Chryseobacterium foetidum.
AGCTTCAAAAAGCTACAATCTATCAGTTTGAAAATGCCTTTTTTATGGAATTTGAAAATCCTCAGTCGGCTATTGCTGAAGGTCAGTTTGCAGCGTGGTATCTGGAGGATGAACTGATTGGAAGTGGTGTGATTTCTTAGAATTTTTAGACTCACGCAGATTCAGGTGATTTGGCAGATTTCGATTTAAAATAATTTTAAATTTAATTTGTAATCGTCTTTTTAATAAGATAAAAGGCTTCGACAAGCTCAGCCTGACACCGAAGGAAAAAAGAAGCGTTTAGTATTAGAGTTGTCGCACTGAGCCTGTCGATGTCCATTTTAACTCTCTTAATTATCATTGAAGATAAGACATAAATAATCCCGAAGCATCTTTGTTTCTGGTTTTTGTTTGTTTATAATTGGAGTTTGATTATTTCAACTTATGGTTGAATTGAATTTGAATAAGTGCCATCATTACAATTATTTCTGTAATCAAAATCATTAGTAAATATCCGATAGGTTTATTTAAATATAAACCTCTAAACAATTTTATAATTCCTAAAGCTAAAACCGAAAGCATAAAGTAAAGCAGTATTTTTCGGTTGTTGATTTTCAATCTTTTTCCGATAAAAATCATCAGATAGAAAACCATCAGGAGTAATAAATAAAACTTCAGAAAATCCGGACCTTTGAGTAAAATGGGATTGAAAGTTTGGTGTGAAAGATAAAGCCAGACAAAACTTACAATCAATGAAACTGAGTACATTATTAAACTTTTCATCTTGATTTATTTTAAATTTTAGCTTCCGCATCCGCCACATCCGCCGCCGCCGCAACTGCTTCCACAACTTGAGTCACTGCTGCAAGATGAGCTGTTACTGCAACTTGTGCCGGTGCTTCCACCGTCTGAACTGCCACCGTTGTTTTTGTTCCTGTTTCCTGATTGCGAACTTCCGATGATCATTCCTAAAATATTTATTACTATAAATATTCCTATAATCCATCCAAATACTTTAAAAAAAACTCCGCCGGAGCCTTCTGAGCAGGATATCAGCAGTAGCAAGACTGAAGCTGCAGACAGGAATTTGAATTTCTGAAACCAGTTTTTTCGGACAGTGATTTTTTGGTTTTGATGTTTCCAAATGTCTTCCGGTGCTTCCTGTGAGAAAACTTCACGATAGTTTTCCAGAGTTTCTGAGAACCAGTTCTGATGTTTTGCGTTTTCAGAACTTCCTCCTGTTGAAGGATGGTGATGAAGGTTTCTTTTTAATACATTCGGACAGAAATCTTCCCAGTAACTTTGAGTGTAAATAAGATGCATGTGCCACACTTTGTCTACAGTTTCGCTTGGCGAAGCACCATTTGGGGAAACGCAGCAGAGATAGACAAACTTTTTGTACTCTTCAATTGCTTTTTGGGTAAATTCCATACTCCAGTTTTCCTCTTTTGCGAGTTTTTTCGAGAAAGGAAATGTTGCATTCTCAACATCTAATGAAAAGCTTTGAATTCTTCGCCAAAGATTTTCGTTTCTTAATACCATTTTTGTTTTCATTTTATTTCTTTTAATTTTTCTACTCAAATGTCCCTTGATTAAAAAATATAAAAGTCCCACAAAAATCTTTTTTGGATTTAAAAAAATCTTAAATTAGTCTTATAAAATAACGGGATGAAAAAAGAAGACATTGCACACCTTGAGAAACTGATGAATTTTTTAAGCCATCATTTTTTAAAGAAAAATTCATGGGAAGATGTGTCGAAAACCGAGTGGTCTTACATTGCCGACGAACTTAATGATCTGATCACTGCTGATCATGAAAATAAAACCATTAAAAAGAATCCCGAATTATTAGGTTCGAATTATTTATACGAACACCTGATCATCAACAAACTGAAGAAATTTAAGCAAAATGAAAATTCAGTTTTAAGCAAACCAAATCTGGCAAAATTGAGTACGATCGTCAAAGTTTTGGGCTATTCAAATTACATTGATTTTATTAATTCAAATACAGAATCATTCAATTTTAATGATCTGAGAATTGATATGAACAACGTAAAACAAAACACAGATCTGCTCGACAGACTCGTCGGCTGCTGGTATTCCTACAACAGAAATCTTCCCGAAAATCCTCTGCAGGCGAAGGAAGACAGGATTTGGCGCTCCGCAACAGAAATTTATAAGTCTGAAACTTCCGGCGAATATTATGTGGAAAGAAGCGGCGGCGACCGGCACAAATATTTTGGTAAAATCACGGCGTATTCCGATTATGTTTTTATTATCATGAACAGCAACACATTCATCCGCCAGAGACATTTCATCTCAAGAATTAAAGACATCAAGGAAAAACTCAAAAATCCAGAATATAAGCTCTATGAATTGCATTTCATAAGTACGTGTATTAGTTTTAATCAGGAGCCGATTGCTCTCTTTGAAATATTTCAGAAGGCAGACAGAAAAAATTTTATTCCCGATTCAATAAGTTTCCCGATTGACAGCGATGAAATTCCAGCCTCAATTATCAAACAACTTGAAGATACAGAAGCGAACAGAATTGATTATAAATAGTGGTGGACGTTGGGTGTTGGGTGCGGGATGTTAGGATGTTGGATGTGGGATGATGAATGTTAGACGGTCCTTTTAAAATTAACCCACAAGCCAGTCTTTAAAATCCTTTACACGCTCTCTGCTCACGGTAATTTCCTCGTCGGGCTGAAAGTTTAATTCCACTTTATAGTTGGGCGAAGTATGAATATTTTTAATGTAATCTGAATTGATGATAAACTGTCTGTTCACACGGAAAAACTTCTGCTCATCAAGAACTTCCGTGAGTTCATCTAAAGTAAAATCTGTTGGAAAATTGCGTTCCTGAGTCTGCAGATAAACAATCTTATTTTCACTGTAAAAACAGCTGATTTCTGAGGTCTGAACGATTTTCAGATTGTAACCGATTTTAACGAGAATTCTGGAAAGGGTAGATTTGTCTTTTTTAATTAAATCCTTTATCTCATGAGAATTAACGGCGTTACCTGAAGGAATAAATGACCTGAATTTCTCTAAAGCTGCAGACAGATCTTCCTCCATAATCGGTTTCAGAAGATAATCGATGCTGTTGAGTTTAAAGGCTTTTAAAGTGTATTGGTCAAAAGCTGTTGTGTAAATGATAAAAGCCTTCGTCGGAACTTTTTCAAAAATATCGAACGAAACACCGTCGCCCAAAACAATATCTGAAAAAATAAGCTGGGGATGATCATTTTCAGAAAACCACTGTACACCTTCTTCCACAGATTCTATTTTGCCGACAATTTCGATATCCGGAAATTCATTGAGCATTCTTTCGATCTTTCGTGCTGCCGGCTTTTCGTCTTCGATGATAAGGGTTCTGATCATGGTTTGATTTTAGTTTTAAATCTGAACTTTAAAATTAATTAAATCTTTCTGTTCTTAAAAATTAATCGGCTTTTTGCTTTTATTAATTTCGTTTTGCAGCACTTTTTCTTCCCATTCAGAATTCAGAACAAATAATTTTACAGCTTTTACAGCAATGATAATTCCCCAGATTGTCAGAATCATTGATCCTGTAGAGATGGCTTCAGTAAAATCTCCGTATTTAACAAATCTTCTGGTGAAAATAAATAATGCTACGATTCCGAACCACATGCAGTTTTTGTAGAATGATTTCAGTTCTTTTACTCTTTGTTGTGCAGTTTGATATTCCATGATGTTTATTTTTAAATTGTTATTAAATTTTATTTAAAGTGATTTTGAGCTTCTTTTTTCTCTGTCCATGAGTTCCTGAATCTTTTTTTCTTCCCAGTCTTTTCCGATTCCGAAAGTATTTACAGCATGAGCGATAATTCCGATTCCCCAGCCCAGCATTGGCCAGTAAAACCATAAATGTTGAGGTGATGTGATCATATTGATAATAATTAAAAACGGAATAACGATGCAGTATGAAGCAAGATTTCCGTAGAATCCTTTAAGATCTTTTACTCTTTTTGCTGCTTTTTCGTAAGCTAAGTTTTCTTTGTTGTAAGTAAGATTTTCCATGATGTTTTAATTTAAAAATTAATATTTGTTTGTTTTTTGCTGAGACAAATGTAGAACAGAAAACAGCCTCAATTCAACTTAATGTAACCGAACGGTCATTTTTGGCGACTGAACAGCAAAAATCCCGACTCAGCCGAATCGGGATTATTTTTTTAGAAGTAAACTGACGTTAGTAAATTAACGGAATCAGCATTTTTGTTTTCTTTCTGTAGTTGAGATAATCTTCTCCGAAAGTTTCTATCAAAGCTTTTTCTTCCACAGCAATCCTGTATCTGAACGCTAAACAGACCGGAACAAAAACGATAAACAATGAAACCCAGTTATTAAGATACAAACCCAAACCCAAAAATGTGAGCAGAGCAAAACTGTACGACGGATGCCTCAGAATCTGATAAATGCCATCCTGTTTAATTTTATGATCCTGCCGGATGCTGACATCTACTGTAAAGTATTTTCCGAGGCTGCGGATGATCACCCAGCGGATAAAAACACCTGTTAAAATCAATGCTAAACCGAAAAAGTATATCCATTGCTGATCTGTAATTTTAAATGCTGTTGATTTTGAAATATACACACCGAGAAAAACCGATGGCATAATCACCACCCAAAGGATGTTCAGCGTTGATCTATCCTTTTTTTCTGCCGTTTCATCAGACTTTAAAATTCTTTTGTAATAGATTTCAGAGGCAAGCCAAACGGTTATAGCTGCATAAAAAACAGCGCTAAGAGTTTCCATTTTTATTATCCTTATTCATCAGTTCTTTTATTTTTTTCTCTTCCCAATTTCTGAAAAAGCTGAACCTCGGAAAAAATACAAACAATGCATGAATCAAAAGACCAATTCCCCAGAATGTTGCCGTCATAAAATTTTTAAACTGAAAATAAGTTTCTCCAGGTTTTAGGTCGTAATAATTAAAAACTGCAATCATAATATTCACAGCAACGTAAGAAAACAGATGCCCGTAAAATCCACGAAGGCGGTCTACCTGTTTTTTAGCCTGCTGATACCGAAAGTCATTTTGATTAAACTGATCCATTTTTTCCGTCTTTTTGTTTGTTCATAATTTCCTGAATTTTTCTTTCCTGCCAGTCATTTCCTATCCCGAAAACCTGAAATGCATGTGAAGCCAGGCCAACTCCCCATCCCAGCATTGGCCACAAAAACCAAAGATATTCTCTGCTCGTAAACAGATTTACGAAAATTAAAAAAGGTATCACAATGCAGTAGGAGATGAGGTTTGCATAAAATGATTTCATTTCTTTTA
It includes:
- a CDS encoding glycine-rich domain-containing protein, which gives rise to MKTKMVLRNENLWRRIQSFSLDVENATFPFSKKLAKEENWSMEFTQKAIEEYKKFVYLCCVSPNGASPSETVDKVWHMHLIYTQSYWEDFCPNVLKRNLHHHPSTGGSSENAKHQNWFSETLENYREVFSQEAPEDIWKHQNQKITVRKNWFQKFKFLSAASVLLLLISCSEGSGGVFFKVFGWIIGIFIVINILGMIIGSSQSGNRNKNNGGSSDGGSTGTSCSNSSSCSSDSSCGSSCGGGGCGGCGS
- a CDS encoding LytR/AlgR family response regulator transcription factor; the protein is MIRTLIIEDEKPAARKIERMLNEFPDIEIVGKIESVEEGVQWFSENDHPQLIFSDIVLGDGVSFDIFEKVPTKAFIIYTTAFDQYTLKAFKLNSIDYLLKPIMEEDLSAALEKFRSFIPSGNAVNSHEIKDLIKKDKSTLSRILVKIGYNLKIVQTSEISCFYSENKIVYLQTQERNFPTDFTLDELTEVLDEQKFFRVNRQFIINSDYIKNIHTSPNYKVELNFQPDEEITVSRERVKDFKDWLVG
- a CDS encoding 2TM domain-containing protein, translating into MEYQTAQQRVKELKSFYKNCMWFGIVALFIFTRRFVKYGDFTEAISTGSMILTIWGIIIAVKAVKLFVLNSEWEEKVLQNEINKSKKPINF
- a CDS encoding 2TM domain-containing protein; its protein translation is MENLTYNKENLAYEKAAKRVKDLKGFYGNLASYCIVIPFLIIINMITSPQHLWFYWPMLGWGIGIIAHAVNTFGIGKDWEEKKIQELMDREKRSSKSL
- a CDS encoding methyltransferase family protein, whose translation is METLSAVFYAAITVWLASEIYYKRILKSDETAEKKDRSTLNILWVVIMPSVFLGVYISKSTAFKITDQQWIYFFGLALILTGVFIRWVIIRSLGKYFTVDVSIRQDHKIKQDGIYQILRHPSYSFALLTFLGLGLYLNNWVSLFIVFVPVCLAFRYRIAVEEKALIETFGEDYLNYRKKTKMLIPLIY
- a CDS encoding 2TM domain-containing protein — translated: MDQFNQNDFRYQQAKKQVDRLRGFYGHLFSYVAVNIMIAVFNYYDLKPGETYFQFKNFMTATFWGIGLLIHALFVFFPRFSFFRNWEEKKIKELMNKDNKNGNS